GACTCATTGTATTATGAGTCAGCCTTAAACAACATTTCTACAGTTTCAGGTCAAAGTCAATTAAGTAGTGCAGGACACTATATGTGTGAATGGAGGCGATCTATAATTAGTAAGAATAACTAAAGCATGATTGATGGAATTGTATGTAAGAGGAGTGCGATACCTTTGGAGTGAGTTCCATCTTCTGAAGAGCTGTAACAATTGCCGGGACCCTAAAATGGGATTCGGGATGGGACTCCTGCCATCGGTACAGGCAGCCCATCATTAGAAGATTTATGAAACCACGAAGTGCAATTTACAAACAAGAACGGGGGGCCAATAAAAGCCAACTTGCACAACTCTTGAACCAAACACAGAAGAGGAGAAGAGCAGCTCAAAACATGTTCCATGGTGAATCTCATTCCACGACAATCCATTATCATTCTATAATCTGAATCCAATCACAAGCTTCTCAATGGCTCGACATTACTGCTGATATTTGTGGTGATTCGCATTAATTGCCAAATGCCAAATGCTGCAATACCACTGAACTAATCAACCAAACCTTTTCAAGAATCTGATAACAGAGCCACACGAGTGACAATCTAAACTTGAACTCggcaattgaattgacttgACGAACCTCGTGTCATTTCGTCTAAATCTCAAGGCAGGAACCGATACGAACAAGAACTGACGCGACATAACAACGACACGATCAGATTATTCGACAAACAGCATCCTCTTCAAAGAGCAATCTTCCGGCAAACCGAATGATGAatccagaaaagaaaaatccggTCCAACCTGGTTGTGGCCCATGGCGGGTGCCACGCCGTAAACAACACGCGCAGCCGCCAGCCGCGGATGCCTCTCCGCCTCGCTCGAGCAACGCACCGGCCCGCCGATCCCCGGCGAACGGCGTCTCCCCCGAGCTCCGCCGAGTCCGGCGCCCAACCGGAACCCAGCGCGACTTTGCAGGCCGCGAGCGCGATTCCACCCTCGAAGCGCCGCATTCCCTGACACGCGCACACAAACCAAGCAGGCGGTTCCCCCGCCATCAGCACGGGGGTGCGACACGATACCGGAAATCGAGGAGAGCAGAAGCACAGAAACAATCGATCGATCAGCCAGCGGCGTGGCCGTGAAAACGTGAAGCCGTGCGATTGCCCATGCGCATGCAGAGAATGGGAAACGAAAGCGAGAACGGAGACGCcggcgccggcgacggcgacggcgaagaggaggagaagaaccGGCGAGAGCGGTAGCGCGAGGGGACGGAAGAAGCTCCATGGCCGGCCCGACTCCGGAGTGTAACCGCCACGCCACACCACACACGAACGCCGAGagattatttattaaataaatgaattttatggatttttccGGATGAAATCCATTTTTCAGGTgaagattattttttaaaagaaggaTTTTCTTCGTTTTTATAATTTGCCAAAGGTTACGTTTGTCGTCGTCTACAACTTCAGAGACTTGGACGAGCCATCATGAGAAAAaggattttaaaattttcattataattCGTTTTGTGatatataaattatcatttacAATAAAATGCTTTTTTGTTAAGTAATTATTACAAATAATCAATTACTTTTCAAAAAGttatttatcaaattatttatttttcgagaaATAAATTGTGCATATATTTTGCGATTAGAAAAtgatgtgataaaaaaaaatagtagtcAACACAATGCGAATTAGGAATGAGCAAGATAGATCGACCGAATCAAGAATTGCTTGTTCGGTTTGGTTCTTAAAGTGCTAATCCGATTCTCGATTCTTAAAAGTGGAATCAGTATTTGGGTGATCCAATTTCCGATTCCAAAAAGAATTTAGATCACTAAgatcgattattttttatttacttattttattctttaaatgTAAATGCAACAATTTAAAATTCCTTATGCCCGTCTCCTCTTACTCTCTTCTTCCGATCCTTTCGAATTCACTCACAACGCTCACACCTCCTCTTTAACTGAATTAACATTGAGGCACATTTGATCAAATTATGCACTCAACTATAGTAAGTTAATTGATTAAAATCTATTTAGGCAACATGAGATtttatttagggttaataccctgaaaaatcttaaaccggtacacccgtgacaaatttactccaaaccatttttttgactataaaaaacccaaaactaatatacatttgacaaatttaccctaaacctggtacacttgtaacaaatttaccctctattcgtttagttaaattttcttgttaaattataaagttaaataacacgtgacaatcggccgtatatcaatttgggatttttacactctgtttgtcatagtttataattttgtggtattaatctaattttcgGATGGTATATtaatcacaaatttaccagtttggggtttttatgtcgaataaattaatttggggtaaatttatcataaatgcagagtttaggtttttttatagttagtcagTAAATTTACAAGGTATACCAGGTTTGggtttttatgatcaaaaatagtttgggataaatttatcataagttttaccagtttggagtttttgaagGTATTGACCCTTTATTTTATACCTTTTGAAAGCGTTCACAGTGAGATAAGAATATAGCGATTATATTTTTGACAGACGTGAAATTTCACAGCAAAATCGCTCAGGACCGGTCCAGTCTCTAGTTTCGAAAATTGAGAACCGATCCCTGAGCGCGAGCGCcactccttcttcctcctcttccatcCCTCCTCTGTTCTTCCTGCTTACGCCCTAATCTAGACCTtccgttttctctctctctctctctctctctctctctctccctctgtgcCGTGGAGCTCGACTGGCGGCACCGCTTCCGACCCGAATCcacagcggcggcggcggcggcggcggcggcggcgggagccATGAGATCGCGGTACGCCATGGTGTGCTCGTCGAACCAGAACCGCAGCATGGAGGCCCACGCGCTGCTCAAGAGGGAAGGCTTCGACGTCTCGTCGTACGGCACCGGGTCCCACGTCAAGCTCCCCGGGGCCTCCCTCCGGGAGCCCAACGTCTACGACTTCGGCACCCCCTACAAGCACATGTTCGACGAGCTCCGGCGCAAGGACCCTGATCTGTATCCTCCTCCTCTCGTGTCTTTGATAATCCCTCCTTCGATTTGCCgatgctcctttttttttttggctagtgGAATGACTCGCGCCCTTCTCCTTCGTTGCTCTTTCGCCTTCCGAGTTCTGGGTTATATTGTGTAGGACCGTCTGATTTGAATCCGGCAATATCGGCAGATTCGATAATGGCGCGAATTGATAAAATCTTTTAGCAAGTTTCCCTGAAAGATGAGATTTTTGCAATAGAAAGACCTTAATTTGATGGATTTGAGGGTTTTTTTGGCTGATGGGTAGTTTGTCAGTTGCATGTTTGTCTGGCTGTGAGAATACAAGTTCAGTTCAAATTGGTCAGTTTTTGTGCTATTAAAAAAAGGAGCTTGCTTGGGTTGTGATGCGTTGTTGTTCGGTTAAAGATTAGGGTGGTGGATGGCTGCCTGGTTATATTTTAAAGTGGAATtaggacactcttttttttcctttttttgggcaATTAGAAATGCAAGACCTTTACAAGAGTTTCAGCTACAAGCGCAATGGGATCTTGCCCATGCTCAAGAGGAATATGTCTGTGAAATTAGCGCCTCAAAGATGGCAAGACAACTCTTCCGATGGCCCCTTCGATGTGGTGCTCACATTCGAAGAGAAGGTTTTCGATATGGTTCTTGAAGGTTCTTGTCTTTACCCTTGCAGTTTCTGTCATTGGATGTCTCATGTTCCATTTCTGAAATTCTGATGTCTATGATTGCATGATCCAACTTCCCgcattgtttattattttttgagttTCGGCTTTGCATATATATGCCCATTACGCCATATAGTGAGGGCAGATGCATGATACGGAAGAATTGTTTGCTTGATCTGGAGAAACCTCATTAGACAGAAATTTGTTATCTGTAATTGTTTTTCTTGAAACGCATAGAAAGATTGTTACTTCTcaacaatattttcttttccttcatttgacACTAGCAGTGTTTCTGCCGCTATTCCGTTCACAATTAatctaaccttttttttttagtttattgcCCTTATGGGGTAATTGGTTGTTGTAATATCCATTCATTTGGACTTATTTTGATGCATAAAGTTCTTTGTCAGCGAAAGCAACATTTAGATTCCTGTAATGCTTCTTAGAGATTGTTGAAGGCGACTGCTCTAATGGAGCTAACTGCCACAGGAGGGATGTTAATACTTTCCTTCTCTTGTAACTATTagttcccttctctctttctgcaACTTCATCCATTCTTTACCCCTTTTGTCAGggcaaatttgattttgatactTAGTAGGGTATATAAGGTTGTTAGCTGGTCTTATCTTTAATCGCTAGTATATAGATTGAAGTCTTGTTTGGCATACATTTAGCCATGGTTTTTTGGCTTTGGCTATGGTTTGGCTATGGTTTTATTAAATCGGATGCTGGTAATTTGTGACTTTGGAAATTCTTATTATTCTGGACTTGAGAGTTAGTAAAGATGATATTTGTAGTATTTCTCCTGATCGCTTTAAAgtgatatttgaatttttcacacgtattttcacttgaaaatgaaaagcacAAGCCAGAAGCTGGGTGGTAGATTCTGCTTCTGCGGAGTAGCAAAGTTCAGGGCAAACAGCCCTCCATATGACCCTTTGACTGATCAATATTTCTCAAAGTGAAAGAGCAGTTTTGTTCTAACCAGATCTTAGGAGTGATCTGACCTCTACCTATGTATGGAATAAATACGACACCTTGCCCTTGGAATGTTAACAAGACATTGAATGCATTTTTTGCAGATCTCAACAACCGAGAGCAGATTCTTATGAAGACTGTACTTGTGATTAACCTGGAGGTAAAGGATAACCATGAGGAGGCAGCAACTGGAGCTCAGCTTGCTTTAGATCTTTGTCGAGAGGTCTTTGACTGGCTATACTTTATGTATTAACGATATTATGCTTAATTTCTGTATGCTGAGAAATTGCTTATTGTAATTTCTGGTCCACAGATAGAAGCAGCTGAGTCTTGGGAGGAATCTATTGATGACATTGTGTCTAATTTTGAAAGCAGAACAGGCGGAAATTATTATTCAGCATTTCCTTCTATTGATGACCATGGTGAGGGGCAAGACTCGTGCCCTGAAAGCTTTATGATCCATGTCATTGTTCTGTTAGTATTTTGTCTGTATATTTATATGTTGTTGAGCTGAACTTTGGGTTTCTGTTTTTTATCTACTTGCACAAGTGGTAATATACTTAAATACATTACCAGATTTCTTCCAAAGCTCTTCCTGTTTGCTTTGCATGAAGCCTTCCCCTAGAAATCCTACTTTTCTGAGCCCTGCGAGCCCTATATAATCCATTACACAGCTAATCTTTTGATTATACCCTATCCTGAATTTGATCATTTCTTATGTCAGGAAGATTGAATCAGGCTCTCTCATGTTTTTACGCCTTTGCTCAATCTTGGTATTCACAGTCCACACCAATTGTTGGGTTTAATGAGCACTTTCCTTGACTTCTCGTTAGTGGTAAGTGATTTTGCAACAATATCTCTGTCTGCATAATTAGAATTGTCATTCTCACGCTTTGCATTGAATTTGCTACAAACCTATTCTTTGCTGTTATTGCCAAGCCTGTCATACTAATGCGTTGTGTCTAACCACTTTCAGATAACTCTGCATCGATGTGGAAAAGAAACTGAGTCGAACACTTTTCTATTCGCTTTATCTCTGGAATGTCGACCCATGATGATGTATTAGTAATTAGAAGCAAACCAGTCTTTGCTTAGGAGTgaaaattctattatttttctgtagtttctttctttttctttttttagtttctttgtACTACAGAACTACTTCTGCGATGGTACTCACGTTGAGAGAGCAGGAAGAGATTCTGGCATATTGCATATGATTTCTTCGTCTGCAACATGTTGGAAACTGcctctattttcaattttctgtaTCTTGCATAtgagaagaaaagcaaagagaacAGAACCAACCTGACCTGGTCAGTCATTTGATGTTCGGTTCTCTATTTGTGGCAGGTTCAAAGTTCAATCGATCCTATTTATTTAAGATGAGTTGGTTTGTGAAAGGAAAATTACGTAAAAAGCAGAACCTTCTAATTTGAGTTCATTTAGAGATCGTCATTATTCTCGCTGGCTGGTCATTCCTAGAGCTGGCGTCGATCTTGTCCTTTCACTTGCTTTCCTTACTTAAATCAAAATTCCCTGGCTTATTCATTTAAAAGAACAGGCTCTGATGATTTGTCCAAATTACCTAGCACTGACACCCACAACGCTTCTCCAT
This region of Eucalyptus grandis isolate ANBG69807.140 chromosome 8, ASM1654582v1, whole genome shotgun sequence genomic DNA includes:
- the LOC120286630 gene encoding LOW QUALITY PROTEIN: RNA polymerase II subunit A C-terminal domain phosphatase SSU72-like (The sequence of the model RefSeq protein was modified relative to this genomic sequence to represent the inferred CDS: inserted 1 base in 1 codon), with the translated sequence MRSRYAMVCSSNQNRSMEAHALLKREGFDVSSYGTGSHVKLPGASLREPNVYDFGTPYKHMFDELRRKDPDLYKRNGILPMLKRNMSVKLAPQRWQDNSSDGPFDVVLTFEEKVFDMVLEDLNNREQILMKTVLVINLEVKDNHEEAATGAQLALDLCREIEAAESWEESIDDIVSNFXKQNRRKLLFSISFY